The following is a genomic window from Methanobrevibacter boviskoreani JH1.
ATTAATAGGGATTTTAAGCCAATTCATTTTTAGGATTTGATTATTTAATTTTCTTATGGGGTAAGATATTATGGAAAATGATAAATTTATGTTAATCACAATCTTTTTAATTGTTTTATCAGGAGTTGTATGTACAGCAGCTGTTTATGCTACTGTAAATGATTCCAGTTCAGAGATTAATGGATCTGATAATTCATCGTCGGTTCTTGAAAATCAAACTGATAATTTAACTATTAATAACACTACTGTGGAAAACAACACTAACATTTCAGAAAATGGTTCTGCTACTAATGTTACCACTATAACTGTAACAATGAAACCTAGTGTTGATACCGGTTTAGATTATAAAAGTTATACAAGAACCTGGGTAAATTATTGTCCATTCTGTCATAAATTTGGTACATTATCAGATACCCCAAAAGATACTTCAAGATCCAACACTGTTCCTGAAGGTGAAATCACCTGTGATATGGCGAAAGGTGGTTGTGATGCAGATTTTGATGGAGTAAGTGGAAAGGATAAATTATGGAGAGATGTATATCTAACTCCTGCTGATGGTTTCCAAATTGTTACCTTTGACAATGGTTCAACTGCTTTAGTTAATAATGGTTCAACCCAAAAACAAAATATTAGAAATGCTCAAATCTCTATATTAAATCAATTAAATGCAGAATAATTTAATTATTTAATATTTCTCAAATCTTCATTTCTAAAATTTTCCTTGTAATTATTTTTTTAACTTTTTTATCTAATTAAATAGATTTATATATCTAAAGATTTATAACAATAGTTATATATTTAAGTAATATATACCTTAAAACTTAAATGTATAATAGATAATAAAATAATCAATCTCATATGGAGTGATAATATGGTAATAGTTGTTGGTTCAGGTGCTGGAGGAGGACTTTTATCAGCTGAACTTGCAAAAGCAAATATACCTGTAACAATAGTGGAGAAAGGTCCATTAGTTGATAGTAAGGATGCATTTAATTACTATAATAAAGCTATTGACGGTGTTGACCTACTTCAGACTACTTGTGTTGGGGGAAATACGATTGTCTCCGCAGGTAATGGGGTGAAATCCTCAGAGGATATATTTAAAGAATATGGTATAGATATATCTAAGGAATTGGATGAGGTTGTGGAAAAACTTAACATTCATGAATTGGATGATTCCCACATGGGTCGTGGAACTAAACTGTTTATGGATTCTGCAGAGGAATTAGGATTGAATCCAGTTAAAATGCCTAAATTTATTGATGAAAAGAAATGTATACAATGTGGTAGATGTGCATATGGATGTCCCAATAATGCTAAATGGACTGCTGTAGATTTTGTTAAGGAAGCAGTCGATAATGGTGCAAAACTATTAACCAATTCACCTGTAACCGATATTGTCGTTGAAGGCGGAAAGGTTAAATCCATTGTAATTACTAAGGATGACGGTTCTAAAGAGACCTTGGAGGATGATTTAATTATACTATGTGCAGGTGCTGTAACCGATGCACGTTTACTTTTAAAATTAGGCATTCCTGCAGGTAAACATTTTATAACTGATCCATTTGTAACCGTTGGAGCTGTTGTTCGTGATATTGGATTTAATACTGAGGTTTCCATGAATGCACTTGTTGAAGGTGAACACTTTATTTTAGCTCCACATTACTCATCTAAGTATCTTGATTCAAGAGTAAATGATAAGGATTTAAAACCTGAAGATATTTTAAGTATTATGGTTAAAATTGGTGATGAAGGTCTTGGATATGTTAGTGAGGACGAAGTTGTAAAATATAACTCTATTCGTGATGTCCAATATCTTGCAGAAGGTGCTGCAACTGCTGGTGCTATTTTACAAAATGCAGGTGCAGAATCTGTTTTTGTATCTACTGTATTTAGAAGTGCCCATCCAGGAGGTACAACTCCAGTAGGTGAAATTGTTGATTCAAATCTTGAAACTGATGTTGATGGTCTTTATGTTTGTGATGGATCCGTATTTCCTAAAGCTCCAGGTTGTCCACCGATTGTGGCTATCTTAGCTTTATCATTAAGACTCTCAAAATATTTAATTGAAAATTTAAATTAATTCTTTCATTTATTTTTTCAATTCTTTTTATCATTTTAATGATTAGATTCTAATTTTGGATAAATTTTCATTGTCTTTATATTGAATTCATCTTCTTTTATCTTAATGTTCTATGGATAAATTATAATTTAATGATGGACATTTTTTAATATTTTAACATGATGTAACTATATTATTTTAAACTTTTAGTGCATCTATACATAATCATTTTATACAAGTTCTGTTTTTAAAATTGTAATTTGGGATTATTCTATAATTTTCTATAATTATATTTCTTGAATCTGGAATCCCTTTTTTTATTTATTTTATCTATTTTACTTTATTTTTTATTTTAGATATCAAGTTATAATTCTATTTATTAGATTCAATAATCTATTTTTTTATTTATCTAATTTATTTATTTTATTCGTTTTCATTTGTTTTTTATTTCAATTATTAAATTATGGTTATAGATTTAATATTCATCTATAAATTATTGTTTTAATGAAATATATTATATTTTTTATCTTTTTATTAAATTAACAATTTAAATACTATATGTATTCACAATATTCAATATATTCATTATATAAGATTTATATATTTTATAATATAAAATATATTTTAATTATTATGGTGAAGGTGGGTATATGGAAAGAACTACAATTTCATTACCTGTTGAGGTTAAAAAAAGATTATTAAACTACGGGAATATGAACGATTCTTATAGTGATGTCATTGTCAAATTAATGGATAGCTATGATGAGAGTCATAAAGATCAAAGCATTGTAGAAAATAATACATTAGAGAATAATCCTCTTGTAAATGATGAACTTATAAATGCACTTAAGCAGGAGATAAAAAGTGAGATAATTCAAGAAAACAGTATGGAAAATCCAAAAACGAATAGGGGAAAAAAATCCACTAGGAAAAATAAATCAAAGAAGGCTAAAGATAAAGGTGAAAATAAATCTAAAGAGAATATAAAATCAAAAGGTAATAAGTCTAGTAATGTGGATGATAATAAAGACAGTATTGATGGGGAAGACACTAAAAATAAAAATTCAGACAATACAAAAGAGGATGGAAACAGTAATAGGAATTATAAAAGCAGTAAAAACTCAAACAGTAAAGTAAATAATAAAGATAAGAACAGAAAAGGTAAAGATTCAAACAATACAAAAGAGAATAATAAAAACAATAAAAACAGTGATAATGATAAGGAAGATGGGGATAAAAATAATTCAAGGCCACGTTCTGCAATAGAAACGGAAATTGAGGAATTAGAAAAGTTATATCATATTAAGATTTAATTTTTATTATTCAATTTCTTTTTAAGCTCTTTCCAATTGGGACAGAATATATCCATATACTCCTTAAATTCCTTTCCATGGTTTGGTACGTATAAATGTGTTAATTCATGGATAGTGACATATTCCAAACAGTCCATAGGTTTTTTAGCAAGTTGGAGATTTAACCAGATACGTTTGTCCCGTGTATTGCATGTTCCCCAGCGGGTCTTCATGTTTTTAACTCTCCACTCGTTAGGTCTTTTACCTACAACATTAACACATTTTTCTAGAACTTCCGGAATTTTATTTTTAATCTCTTTTCTATAGAATTCGTTCATTGCCTTTTCACGTTTTTCAAAACTATTGTTTTCACTATTTATAGGTAAATATATGTTATCATCTTCAATAAAGACCTCTTTATTTTTACTAGTCCTTTTAATTATTTTTAGTGTGTAGG
Proteins encoded in this region:
- a CDS encoding M48 family metallopeptidase — its product is MTYTIKVNDVIITVEKKKIKNMYLRVVPPKGQVKISAPHSISREKIIQFAESKIDWIKEKQKQTIINSEKSKKQELKYIDGEKHYLWGKTYTLKIIKRTSKNKEVFIEDDNIYLPINSENNSFEKREKAMNEFYRKEIKNKIPEVLEKCVNVVGKRPNEWRVKNMKTRWGTCNTRDKRIWLNLQLAKKPMDCLEYVTIHELTHLYVPNHGKEFKEYMDIFCPNWKELKKKLNNKN
- a CDS encoding FAD-dependent oxidoreductase, coding for MVIVVGSGAGGGLLSAELAKANIPVTIVEKGPLVDSKDAFNYYNKAIDGVDLLQTTCVGGNTIVSAGNGVKSSEDIFKEYGIDISKELDEVVEKLNIHELDDSHMGRGTKLFMDSAEELGLNPVKMPKFIDEKKCIQCGRCAYGCPNNAKWTAVDFVKEAVDNGAKLLTNSPVTDIVVEGGKVKSIVITKDDGSKETLEDDLIILCAGAVTDARLLLKLGIPAGKHFITDPFVTVGAVVRDIGFNTEVSMNALVEGEHFILAPHYSSKYLDSRVNDKDLKPEDILSIMVKIGDEGLGYVSEDEVVKYNSIRDVQYLAEGAATAGAILQNAGAESVFVSTVFRSAHPGGTTPVGEIVDSNLETDVDGLYVCDGSVFPKAPGCPPIVAILALSLRLSKYLIENLN